The genome window AAGAGCCAGTAGAGGACTTTGAAATAAATGCAACTGGTACTCTTTATCTCCTTGAAGCAATTAGGAAACAATCTCCTGATGCGATACTCATATTTGCTTCCACAAATAAGGTATATGGTGAACTTTTACATATCAAATTGAAAGAATGCAAAACAAGATATTCTTTTACTGGAAATCTAAAAGGTATTTCAGAGAACGAAAACCTTGATTTTCACTCCCCTTATGGATGTTCTAAAGGAACTGCGGACCAGTATGTAAGGGACTATTACAGAATCTATGGACTTAAAACAATTGTGTTCAGACAATCATGTATATATGGTGCTCACCAGTATGGAAATGAAGACCAGGGATGGGTAGCACACTTTGTTATAAAAAGTTTATTAAATAAAAAAATAAACCTTTATGGAGATGGGAAACAGGTAAGGGACCTGCTTGAAATAAGAGACCTTATAAATGCATATCTGCTTGCAATAAATAATATAGAAAAGACAAAAGGTGAGATATATAACATAGGCGGAGGGATAAAAAATACTTTTTCACTTCTTGAACTTATAGAGTT of bacterium contains these proteins:
- a CDS encoding SDR family NAD(P)-dependent oxidoreductase — encoded protein: MKKKVLITGGAGFIGVNLANHLLANTDNFVVIYDNLSRNGVEYNLEWLKSLKYKNMQFIKGDIRDYKKIKEVVKKCNEVYHLAAQVAVTSSVKEPVEDFEINATGTLYLLEAIRKQSPDAILIFASTNKVYGELLHIKLKECKTRYSFTGNLKGISENENLDFHSPYGCSKGTADQYVRDYYRIYGLKTIVFRQSCIYGAHQYGNEDQGWVAHFVIKSLLNKKINLYGDGKQVRDLLEIRDLINAYLLAINNIEKTKGEIYNIGGGIKNTFSLLELIEFLSKELRKDIDYKFFSWRPGDQKIFISDNTKLIKHVHWQPRISVKEGIKNLIGWAQENIELIKAINK